In Pseudovibrio brasiliensis, the following are encoded in one genomic region:
- a CDS encoding quaternary amine ABC transporter ATP-binding protein, whose protein sequence is MNQTVLLDCQDLWKIYGSNADTFLRDRPSTPDLEALDTAGLTGAVRAASLQIMKGEIFVIMGLSGSGKSTLVRCLSRLVEPTAGAIRFEGQDLLSMSECELIEVRRKKMGMVFQQFALLPHLTVLQNVAFPLDVQGVRRAKRESRAQEMIDTVGLTGRENAYPRELSGGQQQRVGIARSLVGDPHLWFLDEPFSALDPLIRREMQNEFLRLQSKLHKTIIFITHDFEEAIRLADRIAVMKDGEIVQIATPEQLVTHPATEYVEEFTQHIPKTKVIQLATIMEQGCSAGSYAGDLRAHLKVADVAVQVGKSNRPFRVMNDDGEPIGTIDRDKIVSLMLEQELAE, encoded by the coding sequence ATGAACCAGACTGTCCTTTTGGATTGCCAGGATCTTTGGAAGATCTATGGGTCTAACGCGGATACTTTTCTGCGTGACAGACCGTCTACGCCAGACCTCGAAGCGCTGGATACTGCTGGGCTAACAGGTGCTGTTCGCGCAGCCAGTCTGCAGATTATGAAGGGCGAGATCTTCGTAATCATGGGCCTTTCCGGTTCCGGCAAGTCAACTTTGGTGCGCTGCCTTTCCCGTTTGGTGGAACCCACCGCAGGTGCGATACGTTTTGAAGGGCAAGACTTGCTCAGTATGTCTGAGTGCGAACTCATTGAGGTCCGGCGCAAGAAGATGGGTATGGTGTTTCAGCAGTTTGCTTTGTTGCCACATCTAACCGTCCTTCAAAACGTTGCCTTTCCATTGGATGTGCAGGGTGTACGCCGCGCAAAACGCGAATCTCGTGCACAGGAGATGATTGATACCGTCGGCCTGACGGGGCGTGAAAACGCCTATCCTCGGGAACTTTCTGGCGGGCAACAGCAGCGGGTTGGGATTGCGCGGTCTCTCGTTGGCGATCCTCATCTCTGGTTTCTGGATGAACCCTTTTCTGCGCTGGATCCCTTGATCCGGCGTGAGATGCAGAATGAATTTTTGCGGCTTCAAAGCAAGCTTCACAAGACCATCATCTTCATCACCCATGACTTTGAAGAGGCTATTCGGTTAGCAGACCGAATAGCCGTGATGAAGGATGGCGAGATCGTCCAGATTGCAACGCCGGAACAGCTGGTCACTCATCCGGCTACAGAATACGTGGAAGAGTTCACCCAGCATATTCCCAAGACCAAAGTCATTCAGCTTGCAACGATCATGGAGCAAGGATGCTCTGCGGGCTCATATGCCGGAGATTTGAGGGCGCATCTGAAGGTGGCGGATGTGGCGGTTCAAGTTGGAAAATCAAACCGTCCATTTCGTGTGATGAATGATGATGGTGAGCCAATTGGAACCATAGATCGCGATAAGATTGTGAGCCTGATGCTGGAACAGGAGTTGGCCGAATGA
- a CDS encoding sarcosine oxidase subunit delta, with protein sequence MLLIHCPYCKEKLPELEFKYAGQAHISRPLNPAEQSDAEWRDYLFIRSNVRGDHAEQWRHTHGCGRYFNALRNTVSDKFIATYEIGQPRPTGSEEGEESNEQLES encoded by the coding sequence ATGCTTTTAATTCACTGTCCTTATTGCAAGGAAAAACTACCCGAACTTGAGTTTAAATATGCAGGACAAGCGCATATCTCTCGTCCACTGAACCCTGCTGAGCAGAGCGACGCGGAGTGGCGGGACTACTTGTTCATTCGCTCCAATGTGCGCGGTGATCACGCTGAGCAATGGCGTCATACGCATGGATGTGGGCGTTATTTCAATGCCTTGCGCAACACTGTGAGCGACAAGTTTATCGCGACCTATGAGATTGGGCAGCCTCGTCCGACAGGTTCTGAAGAAGGTGAAGAGAGCAATGAGCAACTTGAGAGTTGA
- a CDS encoding DeoR/GlpR family DNA-binding transcription regulator, which yields MENINNQTQSEILEAVRKAGGTSRIVSLAKHLAVSEETIRRNVKSLAKEGFLEKVHGGVRLLHEENEESDFHARMLECPAAKRKIAATVANMIEDDSSLFLDVGSSTAFIADALKDHKRLMVVTNSVAVAYKLATRNENRVFMAGGELRAHDGGAFGATATSFFENFQTDYAILSAAAISPSKGIMLFDLEEAQISRTVMQHANCKIVAADSRKFTRTAPINVCDPTLIDTLVTEQKPTDTFYQSAERWKARIIVAN from the coding sequence ATGGAAAACATTAATAATCAAACCCAAAGTGAAATCCTGGAAGCGGTCAGAAAAGCCGGAGGAACGAGCCGAATCGTAAGCCTCGCCAAGCACCTCGCGGTCTCAGAAGAAACCATTCGCCGCAATGTGAAATCACTCGCGAAAGAAGGATTTCTGGAGAAAGTCCATGGGGGCGTTCGACTGCTCCATGAAGAAAATGAGGAAAGCGACTTCCACGCACGAATGCTTGAGTGTCCGGCAGCAAAGAGAAAGATTGCTGCAACTGTCGCAAATATGATCGAAGACGATAGCTCACTCTTTTTGGATGTGGGCAGCTCCACCGCTTTCATCGCCGATGCGCTCAAAGATCATAAACGCCTGATGGTCGTTACCAACTCGGTGGCCGTTGCCTACAAGCTCGCCACACGAAATGAAAACCGCGTCTTCATGGCTGGCGGAGAACTGCGCGCCCATGATGGCGGTGCCTTTGGAGCCACAGCAACAAGCTTCTTTGAGAACTTCCAGACGGACTACGCAATCTTGTCCGCCGCAGCCATAAGCCCAAGCAAAGGCATTATGCTGTTTGACCTTGAAGAAGCTCAAATCTCCAGAACAGTCATGCAACACGCCAACTGCAAAATCGTGGCCGCAGATTCCAGAAAATTCACCCGAACAGCCCCCATCAATGTCTGTGATCCAACTTTGATTGACACACTTGTCACAGAGCAGAAACCAACCGATACGTTTTATCAGTCAGCAGAGAGATGGAAGGCCAGAATTATCGTTGCAAACTAG
- a CDS encoding sarcosine oxidase subunit beta family protein, whose translation MSRFSAVSLLKGALTSYKNVEPQWPDAELKSEYDVIIVGAGGHGLGAAYYLAKEHGITNVAVIDKGWLGGGNTGRNTTIIRSNYLYDESARLYDHAVDLWDGLSQDLNYNVMFSQRGVMMLAHNVHDVQSFKRHIHANRLNGVDNVWLTPEQAKEKCPPLNISPNARYPVMGAAFQQRGGTARHDAVAWGYARAAAARGVDIIQNCPVLSIERGPDGAVSGLQTARGFVKAKKIAVSAAGGTSVVMDTAGVRLPLESYPLQALVSEPVKPIFPQVVMSNTVHAYISQSDKGELVIGSGTDQYVSYSQRGGLPLIEHTLAAICEVFPIFRRMRMLRKWGGVVDVTPDRSPILGKTPVKGLYLNCGWGTGGFKATPGSAHVFAHTIAQDEPHPINAPFTLERFETGRLIDEAAAAAVAH comes from the coding sequence TTGTCAAGATTTTCCGCAGTATCGCTCCTGAAGGGCGCGCTTACGAGCTATAAGAATGTTGAGCCGCAATGGCCTGATGCTGAGCTTAAGAGCGAGTATGACGTCATCATCGTGGGTGCCGGCGGCCATGGTCTTGGCGCTGCTTATTATCTGGCCAAAGAACATGGTATCACCAATGTGGCAGTGATTGATAAGGGGTGGCTCGGCGGTGGCAACACGGGTCGCAACACCACCATCATCCGCTCCAACTACCTTTATGACGAAAGCGCGCGTCTTTACGATCATGCGGTTGATCTGTGGGATGGGCTTAGTCAGGATCTCAATTACAACGTCATGTTTTCGCAGCGCGGCGTGATGATGCTGGCGCATAATGTTCATGATGTGCAGAGCTTTAAGCGGCATATCCATGCCAACCGACTGAACGGCGTCGACAATGTGTGGCTCACACCAGAGCAGGCAAAAGAGAAGTGCCCGCCGCTCAACATCTCACCAAACGCACGTTATCCGGTGATGGGTGCTGCCTTCCAGCAGCGCGGTGGGACGGCTCGTCATGATGCAGTGGCTTGGGGCTATGCGCGTGCGGCGGCAGCACGCGGCGTTGATATCATTCAGAACTGCCCTGTTCTTTCCATTGAGCGCGGACCTGATGGGGCCGTAAGTGGTTTGCAAACGGCCCGTGGTTTTGTGAAAGCGAAGAAGATCGCAGTTTCAGCGGCGGGTGGCACATCTGTTGTGATGGATACGGCTGGGGTTCGTCTTCCGCTGGAAAGTTATCCCTTGCAGGCGCTTGTCTCAGAACCCGTAAAGCCAATCTTCCCTCAAGTGGTTATGTCCAATACTGTGCACGCTTATATCAGCCAGTCTGACAAGGGCGAGCTGGTGATTGGGTCCGGGACTGACCAGTATGTGTCTTACTCCCAACGTGGCGGGCTTCCGCTGATTGAACATACGTTGGCTGCGATTTGCGAGGTGTTCCCAATCTTCCGACGCATGCGCATGCTGCGTAAATGGGGCGGTGTTGTTGATGTGACACCGGATCGCTCTCCAATCCTTGGCAAGACGCCAGTGAAAGGGCTTTACCTCAACTGTGGCTGGGGCACGGGTGGTTTCAAGGCAACGCCGGGCTCTGCGCATGTGTTTGCACATACGATCGCACAAGATGAACCACACCCGATCAACGCGCCATTTACGCTTGAGCGTTTTGAAACCGGACGTCTGATCGACGAAGCAGCCGCTGCTGCTGTTGCGCATTAA
- a CDS encoding ABC transporter substrate-binding protein gives MKYSGIPSVALVMALSISAAKADVESLDPIKITTHDWSGQIITTTIMGEVLKRAGYNIEYVQADYIAQFAGLKTGDLHVAMEIWETTGREAMDEAIETGNVVSLGESGMIAIEEWWYPSYMEDVCPGLPNWEALKDCAEAFSTAETAPLGRYLGGPVTWGGFDEERVEALELDFEVVHAGTDAALFAELESAYQRKAPIILWLYEPHWAPAKYDGKFIEFPPYSVACYQDATTGVNPSAAYDCGKPTGPIWKVAWAGLGQKWPGAAQAISNFHVSNAEMSAMISKVDLEGQAVDAVVSEWLSANEERWQGWLK, from the coding sequence ATGAAATACTCTGGAATTCCATCAGTTGCTTTGGTCATGGCTTTGAGCATCAGTGCAGCCAAGGCCGACGTTGAATCTCTCGATCCAATCAAAATCACAACGCATGACTGGTCCGGTCAGATCATCACCACCACCATCATGGGGGAAGTTCTGAAGCGGGCTGGCTATAACATCGAGTATGTTCAAGCCGATTACATTGCTCAGTTTGCTGGCCTGAAGACCGGTGATCTACACGTCGCCATGGAGATTTGGGAAACCACAGGCCGGGAAGCTATGGATGAAGCCATTGAAACCGGGAATGTGGTGAGCCTGGGTGAAAGCGGCATGATCGCCATCGAGGAATGGTGGTATCCATCCTATATGGAGGATGTTTGTCCCGGCTTGCCGAACTGGGAAGCTCTCAAAGACTGTGCCGAGGCATTTTCAACTGCCGAGACTGCACCACTAGGGCGTTATCTGGGTGGTCCGGTCACCTGGGGCGGTTTTGATGAAGAGCGGGTTGAGGCTTTAGAGCTGGATTTTGAAGTTGTCCATGCCGGTACGGATGCTGCGTTGTTTGCAGAGTTGGAGTCTGCCTATCAACGCAAGGCGCCCATAATCCTCTGGCTTTATGAGCCCCATTGGGCGCCTGCAAAATATGATGGTAAGTTCATTGAGTTTCCGCCCTACTCTGTCGCCTGTTATCAGGACGCGACAACTGGTGTTAACCCCAGTGCGGCCTATGATTGTGGCAAACCCACTGGCCCCATCTGGAAGGTTGCCTGGGCGGGTCTAGGTCAAAAATGGCCAGGCGCTGCACAGGCAATCTCCAACTTCCACGTCAGCAATGCTGAAATGAGCGCCATGATCTCCAAAGTGGATCTGGAGGGGCAAGCCGTTGATGCTGTTGTCAGTGAATGGCTCTCTGCAAATGAAGAAAGATGGCAGGGCTGGTTGAAATAA
- a CDS encoding GcvT family protein, with protein sequence MKELPKTARAVIVGGGIVGCSTAYHLAKLGWDVVLLERKKLTSGTTFHAAGLVGQLRSNANITQLLGYSVDLYKRLEEETGQATGWKMNGGLRLACNHERWTEVQRQATTAHSFGLDMQLLTPKEAQDLWPLMQVDDVVGAAFLPSDGQANPSDITLSLAKGARMAGAQIFEDTKVLSVDVEKGVIKGVETSRGRIDCSVVVACCGQWTRDFAKSVGVNVPLVPMQHQYLVTEPIPGVPRDLPTLRDPDRLTYYKEEVGGLVMGGYEANPLTWAEDGIPKGFHYTLLDSDFGHFEPLMELSLGRVPALETAGIKELINGPESFTPDGNFIMGEAPELKNFYVNAGFNAFGIAAGGGAGLALAEWIAKGEPPFDLWPVDIRRFGRPHFDSDWIRTRTKEAYAKHYTMAWPNEEHESGRPCRKSPLYEYLKADGAVFGEKLGWERPNWYADIKNDEQQRDIYTFSRPNWHKPVGREHEAARSAAVLFDQTSFAKFTLKGPDAVDALSWIAANDVDKPIGTLIYTQMLNDRGGIECDLTCVRVAEDEYYIVTGTGFATHDFDWISRNIPAGMNVQLVDVTSAYSVLSLMGPKSRDILERATRDDVSNERFRFGQARKIGIAGCPVHALRVTYVGELGWELHLPVEYTTSVYAALHEAGKEFGLRNAGYRAIETLRLEKGYRAWGSDIGPDHTPEEAGLGWAVKLKKNIAFKGRDAIEQQRTHGVKKMLATFVTDSDIILSGRETIYRDGVRVGWLSSGGFGHTLQKSIGLGYVRNSDGVDTDFVLGGHYELEVATERVPCEVHLAPLYDPKMLRVKA encoded by the coding sequence ATGAAGGAATTACCGAAAACGGCCAGAGCTGTGATCGTTGGTGGCGGCATTGTTGGATGCTCAACAGCGTATCACCTTGCCAAACTGGGCTGGGACGTCGTGTTGCTGGAGCGAAAAAAGCTGACCTCCGGTACGACCTTTCATGCTGCCGGTTTGGTGGGGCAGTTGCGGTCTAATGCCAACATCACTCAACTGCTTGGCTACTCCGTAGATCTTTACAAGCGCCTCGAAGAGGAAACAGGGCAAGCGACGGGCTGGAAAATGAACGGCGGGCTTCGGCTAGCCTGCAACCATGAACGCTGGACAGAGGTTCAACGGCAAGCAACGACTGCCCATTCCTTCGGGCTTGATATGCAGTTGCTGACGCCAAAGGAGGCACAGGACCTGTGGCCGCTGATGCAGGTGGACGATGTGGTTGGGGCCGCCTTTTTGCCAAGTGACGGTCAAGCCAATCCATCGGACATTACCCTTTCTCTTGCCAAAGGCGCACGAATGGCTGGTGCGCAGATCTTTGAAGATACCAAAGTACTGAGTGTTGACGTTGAAAAGGGTGTGATCAAGGGTGTTGAGACTTCCCGCGGTCGGATCGACTGTTCTGTTGTGGTGGCGTGTTGCGGGCAATGGACGCGAGACTTTGCAAAAAGCGTTGGCGTGAATGTGCCGTTGGTTCCAATGCAACATCAGTATCTTGTGACTGAGCCCATTCCCGGTGTTCCCAGAGACCTGCCGACATTGAGGGATCCGGACAGACTGACCTACTACAAAGAAGAGGTGGGCGGTCTTGTGATGGGTGGATATGAAGCCAATCCGCTGACCTGGGCAGAAGACGGTATTCCAAAAGGCTTCCACTACACCTTGCTCGACAGCGATTTTGGGCACTTTGAACCTTTGATGGAACTCTCTCTAGGCCGTGTGCCAGCACTAGAGACTGCCGGGATCAAGGAACTGATCAACGGACCGGAGAGTTTCACACCCGACGGCAACTTCATTATGGGGGAAGCTCCGGAGCTGAAAAACTTTTACGTCAACGCGGGCTTTAACGCCTTTGGTATCGCAGCTGGTGGCGGAGCCGGCTTGGCTCTGGCTGAATGGATCGCGAAGGGTGAGCCGCCGTTTGATTTATGGCCCGTTGATATCCGCCGCTTTGGCCGACCCCATTTTGACAGTGACTGGATCAGAACGCGTACGAAAGAAGCCTACGCCAAGCACTACACTATGGCGTGGCCAAATGAGGAGCATGAAAGTGGTCGCCCCTGCCGCAAGTCACCACTCTATGAGTACCTGAAAGCAGATGGTGCTGTGTTTGGAGAGAAGCTGGGCTGGGAGCGCCCCAACTGGTATGCAGATATCAAAAACGACGAGCAACAGCGGGATATCTATACCTTTTCAAGGCCAAACTGGCACAAACCTGTAGGCCGGGAACACGAGGCAGCGCGGTCAGCAGCTGTTCTTTTTGATCAGACGTCCTTTGCCAAGTTTACGTTGAAAGGTCCTGATGCGGTTGATGCCCTCAGCTGGATTGCTGCCAACGATGTCGACAAGCCAATCGGTACATTAATCTACACGCAGATGCTGAATGATCGTGGCGGTATTGAGTGCGATCTGACCTGTGTTCGTGTTGCGGAGGACGAGTACTACATCGTCACTGGAACCGGTTTTGCCACCCATGATTTCGACTGGATCTCACGCAACATCCCCGCAGGGATGAATGTACAGCTGGTCGATGTCACCTCTGCCTATTCGGTGCTTTCCCTCATGGGGCCAAAGTCACGCGACATCCTTGAGCGCGCTACACGAGATGATGTGAGCAATGAGAGGTTTCGTTTCGGTCAAGCGCGCAAGATCGGCATTGCAGGTTGCCCAGTCCACGCACTGAGAGTGACCTATGTGGGGGAACTCGGATGGGAACTTCACTTGCCAGTGGAGTATACCACCAGTGTTTATGCGGCTCTCCATGAGGCTGGCAAAGAGTTTGGCTTGCGTAATGCTGGGTACCGAGCCATCGAAACGCTACGCCTTGAAAAGGGGTATCGAGCTTGGGGCAGCGACATCGGGCCGGACCATACGCCGGAAGAAGCAGGCCTTGGTTGGGCTGTGAAGCTGAAAAAGAACATTGCCTTTAAAGGGCGCGATGCGATCGAACAGCAAAGGACCCACGGCGTGAAGAAAATGCTCGCAACCTTTGTGACAGATAGCGACATCATCCTCTCGGGCCGCGAGACGATCTACCGCGATGGCGTTCGTGTCGGCTGGCTATCCTCAGGTGGTTTCGGGCATACCCTGCAAAAATCCATTGGTCTTGGATATGTCCGAAACAGCGACGGTGTCGATACAGATTTCGTTCTGGGTGGCCACTACGAACTTGAAGTCGCCACAGAACGTGTCCCCTGCGAGGTACACCTTGCGCCGCTATATGATCCAAAGATGTTACGTGTGAAAGCATAA
- a CDS encoding ABC transporter permease — MINQLSERFRSPALFWGVLFAATWLLSSYSFQLYKAFGARWIIKFPSVWEWKLDNRISSFMSWLVEDASFGLFTFRELTRFFSALIEVPYDAVRALLADGFNSGVGQQVVEVLPSLSWIAVTLLLTLLAFRVGGRRLALLVAGCFLFLAIFGQWQSAMVTLASIAIAVPFGVFGGLALGILAYKSAGFERLLRPVLDLMQTVPIFAYLVPILFLFGFGPVSALVATIIYAMPPMVRVVLVALQSVPTQLHEAGQMAGCTPRQMMWKVLLPSALPTLMVGVNQVIMLSLNMVIIASIIGAGGLGYDVLAALRRLDIGGGIEAGLAIVVIAIALDRLSQAFSQQDHGQSDWLGIDRIKPLPLVGMALLSTVVLALLGKLFPFLQSYPETLTVTTSSFWDEAIKWININFFEVFEAFKTALLTYLLLPIKRFFAGIPWAWGIVALGLVGWRVGGLKLGLLCSFLASFIAVNGLWRDAMITVYLCGVSVLLAAAIGMPLGVWAGQSERANRVLGTLVDTLQTLPSFVYLIPVVMLFRVGEFSAMVAIVLYAMAPALRYAAHGIREINPQVIEAGKVSGCTRWQLLWRIKLPLAVPSLLLGLNQTIMLALSMLVITALVGTRDLGQEVYIALTKANTGQGIIAGLAVAFIAIIADRILSALAKSSQARLGLVT, encoded by the coding sequence ATGATCAACCAACTCTCGGAACGCTTTCGCAGTCCTGCTCTGTTCTGGGGCGTTCTTTTTGCTGCAACCTGGTTGCTCTCCAGCTATTCGTTTCAGCTGTACAAAGCCTTTGGGGCGCGATGGATCATTAAATTTCCCAGCGTGTGGGAATGGAAGTTAGACAACCGGATTAGCAGTTTCATGTCGTGGTTGGTTGAAGACGCCAGTTTTGGGCTTTTCACATTTCGTGAGCTCACACGTTTCTTCTCAGCCTTGATTGAAGTTCCTTATGATGCTGTGAGGGCCTTGCTGGCGGATGGCTTTAACTCCGGCGTGGGGCAGCAGGTTGTCGAGGTTCTGCCATCCTTAAGCTGGATTGCGGTTACACTGTTGCTGACACTACTGGCATTCCGTGTTGGTGGCAGGCGCTTGGCGCTGTTGGTCGCTGGTTGCTTCCTCTTTCTCGCGATCTTCGGGCAATGGCAAAGCGCGATGGTGACGCTGGCTTCAATTGCTATTGCGGTGCCGTTTGGTGTGTTTGGCGGGCTTGCACTTGGCATTCTGGCCTACAAATCTGCAGGTTTTGAGCGACTTCTGCGTCCAGTTTTGGATCTTATGCAGACCGTTCCCATCTTCGCCTATCTGGTGCCAATCCTGTTCCTGTTTGGCTTTGGGCCGGTTTCTGCGCTGGTCGCAACTATCATCTATGCCATGCCGCCGATGGTGCGCGTTGTGTTGGTTGCTCTTCAATCTGTACCCACACAGCTGCATGAAGCTGGGCAGATGGCCGGGTGTACACCTCGTCAAATGATGTGGAAGGTTCTGCTGCCTTCAGCTCTGCCAACACTGATGGTTGGCGTCAATCAGGTCATCATGCTCTCCCTGAACATGGTCATCATTGCATCAATCATTGGCGCTGGAGGGTTGGGTTATGACGTTTTGGCAGCCCTGCGACGATTAGATATTGGCGGGGGCATCGAGGCCGGACTAGCCATCGTCGTCATCGCAATTGCATTAGACCGGTTGAGCCAGGCGTTTTCTCAGCAAGACCACGGGCAAAGTGATTGGCTCGGTATTGATCGTATCAAGCCGCTTCCACTAGTTGGGATGGCACTTCTAAGCACTGTCGTGCTGGCATTGCTGGGGAAGTTGTTTCCATTTCTGCAAAGCTATCCGGAAACGTTGACAGTCACGACCAGTTCTTTCTGGGATGAGGCCATTAAGTGGATCAACATCAACTTCTTTGAGGTGTTTGAAGCATTCAAGACGGCACTTCTGACCTATCTTCTGTTACCGATAAAGCGCTTTTTTGCTGGCATCCCGTGGGCATGGGGCATTGTGGCGCTAGGGCTTGTAGGGTGGCGTGTTGGTGGCCTTAAGCTTGGCTTACTCTGCTCATTTCTTGCAAGTTTCATTGCGGTTAATGGGCTCTGGCGGGATGCGATGATCACCGTTTATCTTTGCGGGGTGTCGGTCTTACTGGCCGCGGCCATAGGCATGCCGCTTGGGGTTTGGGCGGGGCAGTCTGAACGGGCGAACCGTGTTCTTGGCACACTGGTTGATACGCTGCAGACGCTCCCAAGCTTCGTTTATCTCATTCCGGTTGTCATGCTGTTCAGGGTTGGCGAATTTTCCGCCATGGTGGCGATTGTGCTTTACGCTATGGCGCCCGCTTTACGATATGCCGCGCACGGCATACGCGAGATCAATCCGCAGGTTATTGAGGCTGGCAAAGTTTCAGGATGCACGCGCTGGCAGTTGCTCTGGCGTATCAAACTGCCATTGGCGGTCCCTTCCCTTCTTCTGGGATTGAACCAAACTATCATGCTGGCACTTTCAATGCTTGTGATCACCGCATTGGTTGGAACGCGCGACCTGGGCCAAGAAGTTTACATCGCTCTTACCAAAGCAAACACCGGGCAAGGTATCATAGCGGGTCTTGCCGTTGCCTTCATTGCCATTATTGCGGACCGTATTTTATCCGCACTCGCTAAATCCTCTCAAGCAAGATTGGGGCTGGTGACATGA
- a CDS encoding choline/ethanolamine kinase family protein, with protein MTETLTKELAVTKALELPFWKAPSNAEILGGGITNFNVKITDESRTYVVRLGEDIVEHGVMRFNELSACRAAHAAGVAPAVRYFQKGALVQDYIPAEPLSEEEIQQPEMLELIVALLGKVHRDATQLIRGPVLAFWVFHILRDYTETLRLLDSDHIPKLDDLMQKAQKLEAAVGKVQLVLCHNDLLPANILNENGRLWLVDWEYAGMNSPLFDLGGLATNASLTENLQKLLLAIYFDTPVSDELWERYNAMKCASLLRESMWSMVSEQTSKIQFDYANYTRENLLRFERAYAELQLK; from the coding sequence ATGACTGAGACGTTGACAAAGGAATTAGCTGTAACCAAAGCACTTGAACTGCCCTTCTGGAAAGCGCCCAGCAATGCTGAGATACTGGGTGGTGGCATTACGAACTTCAACGTGAAAATTACCGATGAAAGCCGCACCTATGTTGTTCGGCTGGGAGAAGACATCGTTGAACATGGGGTGATGCGATTTAATGAACTTTCGGCATGCCGGGCCGCACACGCAGCTGGTGTAGCCCCTGCGGTTCGATACTTTCAAAAAGGTGCGCTTGTTCAGGATTACATTCCAGCTGAACCGCTCAGTGAGGAAGAAATACAGCAGCCAGAGATGCTTGAGTTGATCGTCGCATTGCTTGGAAAAGTTCATAGAGACGCAACTCAGCTGATCCGGGGGCCTGTTTTGGCTTTCTGGGTATTTCATATCCTTCGGGATTACACAGAAACCCTGCGCTTACTCGATTCCGATCACATACCCAAACTAGATGACCTGATGCAAAAAGCGCAAAAGCTTGAGGCTGCTGTTGGCAAGGTGCAACTGGTGCTGTGCCATAACGATTTACTGCCTGCCAACATTTTGAATGAGAATGGTCGGCTTTGGCTGGTGGATTGGGAGTATGCCGGCATGAACTCTCCACTGTTTGATCTTGGAGGTTTGGCCACCAACGCCAGTCTTACGGAAAACTTGCAGAAGTTACTTCTAGCAATCTATTTCGACACGCCCGTTTCAGATGAGTTGTGGGAGAGATACAACGCGATGAAATGCGCGTCTTTGCTGCGTGAAAGCATGTGGAGCATGGTTTCCGAGCAGACATCCAAGATCCAGTTTGATTACGCCAATTACACCAGAGAAAACCTGCTCCGGTTTGAACGTGCTTATGCTGAGCTCCAGTTAAAATGA
- a CDS encoding GlxA family transcriptional regulator, whose product MANTVSPSRKSRPALNVGFILANRFTLSAFASFIDVLRLSADEGDSSRQILCNWSVIAPDMKPIRASCGVRIHPDTGLADPSSFDYLVVVGGLIEHIERLDRRYVDYLQSAVAKNVPLIGLCTGSFILHRAGLMNGYKCCVSWFHRTDFLEQFDGLEPVSDRIFVVDRDRISCSGGTSAVHVAAYLVERHVGLRQARKSLNILMVDEAQDDSKAQPFLPTSLKAKDNLVQRAVLIMQQETENLRSIEQLCKMLGVGRRSLEMKFKADLGKSPAEALSHIRIEEAKRLLDETDATITDVAIRSGFFDASHFNKVFQKHTGQTASTYRKSLTA is encoded by the coding sequence ATGGCAAATACCGTTAGTCCTTCACGGAAATCTCGACCTGCACTCAATGTTGGCTTTATTCTTGCCAACCGTTTCACGCTTTCAGCGTTCGCTAGTTTCATCGACGTCCTGCGCCTTTCTGCAGATGAAGGAGATAGCAGTCGTCAAATTCTTTGTAATTGGAGCGTTATTGCACCCGACATGAAGCCCATCCGGGCCAGCTGCGGTGTGCGCATTCATCCCGATACCGGTCTGGCCGATCCATCAAGCTTCGATTACCTGGTTGTTGTTGGCGGCCTGATTGAGCACATAGAGCGACTGGATCGCCGTTATGTAGACTACCTACAAAGCGCAGTGGCTAAGAATGTCCCGTTGATCGGATTGTGCACCGGTAGCTTCATCCTACACCGGGCGGGCCTCATGAACGGATACAAATGCTGCGTCAGCTGGTTCCACCGTACTGATTTTCTGGAGCAGTTCGATGGGTTGGAGCCGGTCTCGGACAGGATTTTTGTAGTGGATCGGGACCGGATCTCCTGTTCTGGCGGAACAAGCGCTGTCCATGTGGCTGCTTATCTAGTGGAACGACATGTTGGTCTACGGCAGGCGCGCAAAAGTCTAAACATCCTCATGGTGGATGAAGCACAGGATGACAGTAAAGCCCAGCCGTTCCTGCCCACATCGCTGAAAGCCAAGGATAATCTGGTTCAGCGTGCAGTCCTCATAATGCAGCAGGAGACCGAAAACCTACGCAGTATCGAGCAACTCTGCAAAATGCTGGGAGTAGGGCGCCGCAGTCTGGAAATGAAGTTCAAAGCGGATTTGGGGAAGTCACCCGCCGAAGCCCTCAGTCACATTCGCATAGAAGAAGCCAAACGTTTGCTGGATGAAACAGACGCCACCATAACAGATGTAGCAATTCGCTCCGGCTTCTTTGATGCATCCCACTTCAACAAGGTCTTCCAAAAACACACCGGTCAAACCGCCAGCACCTATCGCAAATCCCTGACCGCTTAG